The following is a genomic window from Gimesia sp..
CTGGCGAAAAAATGTGGGTATCGGCTACAGCTCGATTTCCTCAGCGAATGGCCGCATCTACACGATGGGGCACAAAGAGGGCAACGAAACCGTTTACTGTCTGAATGCCGACACGGGCGAAGTCATCTGGCAGCAATCGTATCCCGCGGAACTGATCGACAACCTGAATGCAGGCGGTCCGGGTGCGACCCCCACCATCGATGGCGCGTTCCTGTATACCAACAGTCGCGACGGACGACTGATCTGCTTTGAGATTGAAACCGGTAAGAAAGTCTGGGAGAAAATCCTGCCAAAAGCGTACGACATGGAGATCCCCGAGTGGGGCTTTACCTGTTCGCCGCTGATCCGTGGAGATCGCCTGTATGTCGAAGCGGGACGTCTGGTCGCGCTGGAGAAACAGACGGGTAAGGAAATCTGGAAATCGAAAGCCTACATGCCGGGCTATGGCACGCCAGCCGCGTTCGAGAATGAGGGCACCCGTTACCTGTCAATTCTGAATAACGATTGCCTGTCGATCGCCCGTGAAGAGGACGGTAAAGAGGTCGCTTCATTTGCCTGGCCTTCCCCCTTCAATACGAATTCGACCACCCCCATCATCGACGGCAAGACCATCTTCATATCTTCCGGTTATGGCAAAGGCTGTGCGCTGCTTGACTTCGAAAATGAAACGCTGAAGTCCCGGTATACGAATCGGGATCTGAAGAACCATTTCAACAACAGTGTGCTCTACCAGGGACACTTATACGGCATGGACGGCAACTCGAACCTGGGGCGCATCGTACGCCTGACTTGCATGGATCATCAGACCGGAAAAGTCAAATGGCGGGAGGCGGGCTTCGGCTGCGGTTCCCTGCTGATCGCCGCTGGCAAGCTGATTATCCTCTCGGATAAAGGGATGCTGGTGACCGCGGAAGCCACCCCTGAAGCGTTCAAAGAAATTTCCCGCTTCAAGGTGCTCGACCATCAATGCTGGACGGTCCCCGTGCTGAGCGACGGCCGACTCTATTGCCGGGACTCAGCCGGAAACCTGGCCTGCGTGGACCTCCGGTCTAAGCCCGCCCGCTAGAATTTTCTTGGAGGGGTGTCCTTTTGCGATTTCACCCATTTCCCTACGCCTGGTAATGGCGGGTGATCAGATCGTTCTGTACCCAGAGCAGCTTATTGAACGCGACCAGGGTTTTGACTTCGGTTTCGCGATCCAGATTCAGGCCCAGAATCGTGCTGATCAGCGCAGTTGAGACGAACCCCATCAGTGCGTTCATCTGCACGAGGGGCACATTCAGGTCTTTGCTGCCCGCTTTGGGGGTGTGGATTTTGCCGACCATGTCCAGGTATTCCACCATCTTTCCGTCATAAGGCCGGGTAACCAGCGATTCCAGATAACGGGCCAGATGCTGTTTGCGAAACTGGATCATTTCGTGGTCCAGGGTCAGCGTTTCGAGGCTTTCGGGAATTTCCCCCTCATATCCGGATTGGCGTGGCAAGAAATGTCGTTTTGTGCAATCATATCTGAAGAGTTGATCATATACTGCATCAACCAGGGCCGGTACCAGAGGTTCCAGAATGCCCGCCGCACCATGAATAGCCCCCAGATCGTCTTCCGTAATCCCAATGAATTCCACGAGATACTGGAACCGGTAGGACAGATCAACTTCCAGTTTTTCTTCATCAATATGCTTCATGCAGGTTTCCTCTGCGAAGAGACGCCTATAATAAACTGACAAGAACTTTGAATAATATCAGATTTAGATTGAAACTGAGTCTATCAGACCCGATAATAGACATCAATGTCCAATTATCAGCTATAAGGACTTTCCTATGTTTTCGCAGACTGTTGAATATGCACTTCGAGCAATTGTTCACCTGGCGGATCAGGCTCCGAACCCCTGCACCACCGAACAAATCGCCAAGGCAACCAAGGTTCCCCAGGCGTATCTTTCGAAAGTGCTGCAAAGCTTAAGGCAGTCCAGTGTCGTGCATTCTCAGCGTGGCATCGGGGGTGGCATTTCGCTGGTAAAGCGCCCCGATGAACTCAGCCTGCTGGAAGTCGTGAATGCCGT
Proteins encoded in this region:
- a CDS encoding Rrf2 family transcriptional regulator, with the protein product MFSQTVEYALRAIVHLADQAPNPCTTEQIAKATKVPQAYLSKVLQSLRQSSVVHSQRGIGGGISLVKRPDELSLLEVVNAVDPICRITTCPLGLKGHGANLCPLHRKLDDAMKETETAFGDTTLADILNSSTSSYPLCNEPVECLTQLGGPSIVPSN
- a CDS encoding protoglobin family protein, encoding MKHIDEEKLEVDLSYRFQYLVEFIGITEDDLGAIHGAAGILEPLVPALVDAVYDQLFRYDCTKRHFLPRQSGYEGEIPESLETLTLDHEMIQFRKQHLARYLESLVTRPYDGKMVEYLDMVGKIHTPKAGSKDLNVPLVQMNALMGFVSTALISTILGLNLDRETEVKTLVAFNKLLWVQNDLITRHYQA
- a CDS encoding PQQ-binding-like beta-propeller repeat protein, which encodes MKSVTPFLFCLAGLSLWACSEATSESMTQRADAAQDSSAEPLPEVITEISFKDAQTKATPQVGFWPHWLGPNYDGISPETNWRADWSQQPPNVSWRKNVGIGYSSISSANGRIYTMGHKEGNETVYCLNADTGEVIWQQSYPAELIDNLNAGGPGATPTIDGAFLYTNSRDGRLICFEIETGKKVWEKILPKAYDMEIPEWGFTCSPLIRGDRLYVEAGRLVALEKQTGKEIWKSKAYMPGYGTPAAFENEGTRYLSILNNDCLSIAREEDGKEVASFAWPSPFNTNSTTPIIDGKTIFISSGYGKGCALLDFENETLKSRYTNRDLKNHFNNSVLYQGHLYGMDGNSNLGRIVRLTCMDHQTGKVKWREAGFGCGSLLIAAGKLIILSDKGMLVTAEATPEAFKEISRFKVLDHQCWTVPVLSDGRLYCRDSAGNLACVDLRSKPAR